In Arthrobacter citreus, a single genomic region encodes these proteins:
- a CDS encoding LysM peptidoglycan-binding domain-containing protein produces MKKSIKNVILSTAIVFSLGTVVGPANAASVTYKVKKGDTLYKISKSYKTTVTELKKQNKLKSNSIRIGQKLYIPVKAKVAPKKPATQTISSVKLPASESVKKMALEITSWYETSSSEADAFGTTSGNFDGQGLSFGALQENFGTNTIQPIMKNMFNNHNDIVLKAFNGDTDSYNTFKDVIMNKTTKEQVAWGDSITDPKDKYQVIEPWKTYFKNLGTSKECIDEQINASKWYFDQAEKYYQTFGLWTKRGYALMFDIFVQSGAISDKTKNLILDDFKKIDTKNLTKEQIETKKMNIIVNRRAADVNQQWRDTWKSRKSVIANGSGTVVGYGDFFDVTPYGATLTHVNK; encoded by the coding sequence ATGAAAAAATCAATTAAAAATGTAATTTTATCAACTGCGATCGTGTTTTCTTTAGGAACTGTAGTCGGGCCAGCGAATGCTGCTTCTGTTACTTATAAAGTAAAAAAAGGGGACACGCTTTATAAAATTTCAAAATCATATAAAACAACCGTTACGGAACTTAAAAAACAAAATAAATTAAAATCAAATTCAATTAGAATTGGTCAAAAATTATATATTCCAGTAAAAGCGAAAGTTGCTCCAAAGAAGCCAGCTACTCAAACGATTAGCTCAGTAAAGCTTCCAGCAAGCGAATCAGTTAAAAAGATGGCACTAGAAATCACTTCTTGGTATGAAACATCATCATCTGAAGCCGATGCTTTTGGTACAACGAGCGGTAATTTTGATGGGCAAGGTTTATCATTTGGTGCACTTCAAGAAAATTTCGGAACAAACACTATACAACCAATTATGAAAAATATGTTTAACAATCATAATGACATCGTTTTAAAAGCGTTTAATGGAGATACGGATTCTTATAATACGTTTAAAGATGTTATCATGAACAAAACGACAAAAGAACAAGTAGCTTGGGGAGATTCAATTACGGATCCTAAAGATAAATACCAAGTTATAGAGCCTTGGAAGACATATTTTAAAAACCTTGGAACAAGTAAAGAATGTATCGATGAACAAATTAACGCTTCAAAATGGTATTTTGACCAAGCTGAAAAGTATTACCAAACATTCGGATTATGGACAAAAAGAGGATACGCACTAATGTTTGATATCTTCGTACAAAGTGGTGCAATATCAGATAAAACGAAAAACCTAATCCTTGATGACTTTAAAAAAATAGATACAAAAAATCTAACAAAAGAACAAATTGAAACGAAAAAAATGAACATCATCGTCAACCGCCGCGCTGCAGACGTAAACCAACAATGGAGAGATACATGGAAATCTAGAAAATCAGTTATTGCTAACGGAAGCGGAACTGTTGTTGGTTACGGAGACTTTTTCGATGTAACTCCTTATGGTGCTACGTTGACACATGTGAATAAATAA
- a CDS encoding DUF805 domain-containing protein: MHWYIKVLKNYIGFHGRASRTEYWMFMLINAIITFLFTLVDDFANTNEMFAGIYGLLTLIPLIAVGVRRLHDIGRSGWWYLISLIPIIGQIILLIMACFKSEDHENRFGPVPTRSFEYKE; the protein is encoded by the coding sequence GTGCATTGGTATATAAAAGTGTTAAAGAACTACATAGGGTTTCATGGTCGAGCGAGCCGAACTGAATACTGGATGTTCATGTTGATTAATGCAATTATTACTTTTTTATTTACGTTAGTAGACGACTTTGCAAATACTAATGAAATGTTTGCAGGAATATACGGTTTGCTAACTTTAATACCATTAATAGCAGTCGGAGTTCGCAGGTTACACGATATAGGTAGAAGTGGTTGGTGGTATTTAATTAGTTTAATTCCGATTATCGGACAAATCATTTTATTAATAATGGCTTGTTTTAAAAGTGAAGACCATGAAAATCGATTTGGACCAGTTCCAACAAGAAGTTTTGAGTACAAAGAATAA
- a CDS encoding VanZ family protein — MKPIFIKFLLLIFSLMFIFRFTFFPVASLGIGVSKGGLNLIPLINLFNAFGFKQFIVNVFGNILLFVPFGFILTTIKRSKKVIIVGLFLSVSIEVVQYLMSFRWSDIDDVILNSLGTYIGYKIAMILGTEIKKQRSNT; from the coding sequence TTGAAGCCAATTTTCATTAAATTTTTACTGTTAATATTTTCACTTATGTTTATTTTTAGGTTTACTTTTTTTCCAGTCGCTTCTTTAGGAATAGGTGTTTCTAAAGGTGGATTAAATTTAATTCCATTAATCAACCTGTTTAATGCGTTTGGTTTTAAACAATTTATCGTTAATGTTTTTGGAAATATCCTGTTATTTGTGCCATTTGGGTTTATTTTAACGACCATTAAGCGCTCAAAAAAAGTGATAATAGTTGGCTTATTTTTATCGGTAAGTATAGAAGTTGTCCAATATCTTATGTCCTTTAGATGGTCAGATATAGATGATGTTATATTAAATTCTTTAGGAACATACATCGGGTATAAGATTGCGATGATCCTTGGAACAGAAATTAAGAAACAACGTTCGAATACATAA
- a CDS encoding DUF805 domain-containing protein, translating to MEWYLKVLKNYAVFNGRARRTEYWMFILFSAIITIILSILQSIAGIDNVLTGIYGLLTLLPNLAVGARRLHDSGKSGWWLLLCLIPFIGTIILLVFFCLDSEAGENRFGGNPKE from the coding sequence TTGGAATGGTATTTAAAAGTATTAAAGAATTACGCAGTATTCAATGGAAGAGCTAGAAGAACCGAGTATTGGATGTTCATCCTGTTTAGTGCCATTATCACTATTATACTTTCAATTTTACAAAGCATTGCCGGTATAGATAATGTTTTAACTGGAATTTATGGTCTTTTAACTCTGTTACCAAACTTAGCAGTAGGAGCACGTAGATTACATGATTCTGGTAAGAGCGGTTGGTGGCTGTTACTTTGTTTGATTCCGTTTATTGGTACGATAATTCTTTTGGTTTTCTTCTGTTTGGATAGTGAAGCGGGAGAGAATCGATTTGGTGGAAATCCGAAAGAGTAA
- a CDS encoding DUF4181 domain-containing protein: protein MYILKIAILLGIASIGIFFDWLLRRKLDVNGKMFTYSTVNNFHKMVNRLLLLFSFIISLLVDFKEIKFISFINVWFFYLIIQTFFQAYMQWKYQKEKKEYIISLAFFPCILITFISLKLLLN, encoded by the coding sequence ATGTACATTTTAAAAATTGCGATTCTACTAGGCATAGCTTCTATAGGTATATTTTTCGATTGGCTTTTGAGAAGAAAACTTGACGTTAATGGAAAGATGTTTACATATTCAACTGTAAATAACTTTCATAAAATGGTAAATCGTCTCCTTCTACTTTTCAGCTTTATAATCTCTCTCTTAGTCGATTTTAAGGAAATTAAATTCATATCTTTCATTAATGTATGGTTCTTTTATTTGATTATCCAAACTTTTTTTCAAGCATACATGCAATGGAAATATCAAAAGGAAAAGAAGGAATACATAATTAGCTTAGCGTTTTTTCCATGTATTTTAATAACTTTTATATCACTAAAACTGTTATTAAACTAA
- a CDS encoding sugar ABC transporter permease, with amino-acid sequence MMIVEVLQMIETKKVIDSNLSDAKTKKSSKKLRDFSNYLTFVGPVGIVFAAIVLTPFLIGFFYSFTEWDGVADSAKWVGLENYKYIFTQDKDFIHSFLLTGKYTFFAVILTNVIGFGLALIVTQALKTRNILRTIFFLPNLIGGLLLGFIWQFIFNKGLISVGQILHSDFLQRALLGEEKGAFWAIVIVAVWQGAGYIMVIYVAALQGVPQELIEAAQIDGANKFQVLRKIVIPMVAPAVTVCLFLTISWSFKVFDTNLSLTNGGPFKSTEMLALNIYTEAFVNNRYGLGEAKAIVFFVVVALISVIQVYLTKKKEVEA; translated from the coding sequence ATGATGATAGTGGAGGTGTTACAGATGATTGAAACGAAAAAAGTGATTGATTCAAATTTATCAGATGCCAAGACAAAGAAGTCATCTAAAAAATTAAGAGATTTTTCAAATTATCTTACGTTTGTAGGACCAGTAGGTATTGTATTTGCAGCGATCGTGTTAACGCCATTTTTAATAGGGTTTTTCTATTCGTTTACTGAGTGGGATGGGGTAGCGGATTCTGCGAAGTGGGTCGGACTTGAAAATTATAAATACATTTTTACACAGGACAAAGATTTTATTCATTCATTTCTTTTAACTGGTAAATATACATTCTTCGCGGTGATTTTGACCAATGTCATTGGTTTTGGTTTAGCGTTGATTGTAACTCAAGCCTTGAAAACAAGAAATATTTTAAGAACGATATTTTTCCTACCAAACTTGATTGGTGGTTTATTATTAGGATTCATTTGGCAGTTCATTTTTAATAAAGGTTTAATTTCGGTTGGACAGATATTACATTCAGACTTTTTACAAAGAGCACTTTTAGGAGAAGAAAAGGGTGCGTTTTGGGCGATTGTAATCGTGGCGGTTTGGCAAGGTGCAGGTTACATAATGGTTATTTATGTAGCGGCACTGCAAGGTGTACCACAGGAATTAATTGAAGCAGCTCAAATTGATGGTGCGAATAAATTCCAGGTGTTACGTAAAATTGTTATTCCAATGGTAGCACCAGCTGTAACAGTTTGTTTATTCTTAACGATTTCATGGTCGTTTAAAGTGTTTGATACAAACCTTTCGTTAACAAATGGTGGACCGTTTAAGTCTACGGAAATGTTGGCATTAAATATTTATACTGAGGCTTTTGTTAATAACCGTTATGGATTAGGTGAAGCGAAAGCAATTGTATTCTTCGTAGTCGTTGCGTTAATTTCGGTGATTCAAGTTTACCTTACGAAGAAGAAGGAGGTTGAGGCATAA
- a CDS encoding carbohydrate ABC transporter permease — translation MLKERYTSLTFILEVAAIILALIFLVPFYYVLGNSFKSFADILQNTSSLPKSLDFTNYKQAIEVMDFWKALMNSLIVTVISNVVIVFFCSMAAYKLVRSKSKISNVIFFIFVATMVIPFQSIMIPLVKVGSTLHLMNSHWGLIIMYLGFGSALSIFLYHGFIKTIPIELEEAAIIDGCSPAMVFWRVVFPLLKPITVTIVILNTLWIWNDFLLPSLVLRDMELRTIPLATFYFFGAYTKQWNLALSGLVLGITPLLLFYFAAQKHIIKGITSGSIK, via the coding sequence ATGCTAAAAGAACGATATACTAGCCTAACTTTTATATTAGAAGTAGCGGCAATCATACTTGCTCTCATCTTCTTAGTTCCTTTCTATTATGTATTAGGAAACTCGTTTAAATCATTTGCTGATATTTTGCAAAATACATCTTCGCTTCCAAAAAGCTTAGATTTTACAAACTATAAACAAGCAATTGAAGTAATGGATTTTTGGAAAGCTCTGATGAATTCTTTAATCGTGACAGTTATTAGTAATGTTGTAATCGTCTTTTTCTGTTCGATGGCAGCTTATAAATTAGTTCGTTCGAAAAGTAAGATTTCAAATGTCATTTTCTTTATCTTTGTAGCAACAATGGTTATTCCGTTCCAATCAATTATGATTCCATTAGTGAAGGTTGGAAGTACTCTTCATTTAATGAATAGTCATTGGGGATTAATAATCATGTATTTAGGCTTTGGTTCAGCTTTATCAATCTTCCTTTATCATGGATTTATTAAAACGATTCCGATTGAGTTAGAAGAAGCGGCAATTATTGATGGATGTTCACCGGCGATGGTTTTCTGGAGAGTTGTGTTTCCTTTATTAAAACCAATTACCGTTACAATTGTGATTTTAAATACGTTATGGATTTGGAATGACTTCTTATTACCATCACTTGTTTTACGAGATATGGAGTTAAGAACGATTCCGCTTGCTACATTCTATTTCTTTGGAGCATATACAAAACAATGGAACTTAGCATTATCTGGACTTGTTTTAGGGATCACTCCATTACTACTTTTCTACTTTGCAGCACAGAAACATATCATTAAAGGAATTACGAGCGGTTCAATTAAATAA
- a CDS encoding extracellular solute-binding protein: MKKMLKVAAALTTSVMLFSACSGGSSDKGSNDSKDKKVTLNVFQFKAEIAKDLEQMAKDYHKENPNVTVKIQTVGGGADYGAALKAQFASGNEPDIFNNGGFQEAVTWKDKLEDLSDQSWVKDLYPGTEKPMTIDGKLYGMPMNTEGYGFIYNKDLFAKAGITEPPKTLSELTAAAEKLKKAGITPFSIGYGEWWILGIHLLNIPFAQQQDPDKFMADVNSGKVKIQDNEKFKEFMKLFDLTVKYGNKNPLTTDYNTQVTNFAQGKAAMIQQGNWIQGMLDGITPNMNLGVLPIPINDDKEAMDKLPMGVPNNWVVNKNSKNKEAAKKFLEWMVTSDTGKKYIVEKFKFIPALKTIQGKNLGPIADDLLKYSNEGKTLSWNWFKYPDGATNEFGAAMQAYVGKQKSSQEMLKSLEDSWMKLKK; this comes from the coding sequence ATGAAAAAGATGCTAAAGGTTGCAGCAGCATTAACAACTTCAGTGATGTTATTCTCTGCATGTTCTGGAGGATCTTCAGACAAAGGTTCAAATGATTCAAAGGATAAAAAAGTAACATTAAACGTATTCCAGTTTAAGGCTGAGATTGCAAAAGATTTAGAACAAATGGCGAAGGATTACCATAAAGAAAATCCAAACGTAACAGTTAAAATTCAAACTGTTGGTGGCGGTGCTGACTACGGTGCTGCATTAAAAGCACAATTTGCTTCAGGTAACGAGCCTGATATCTTCAACAACGGTGGATTCCAAGAAGCAGTTACATGGAAAGATAAATTAGAAGATCTTTCTGACCAATCATGGGTAAAAGATTTATATCCAGGTACTGAAAAACCAATGACAATCGATGGCAAACTATACGGTATGCCTATGAATACTGAAGGTTATGGCTTTATTTACAATAAAGACTTATTCGCAAAAGCTGGCATTACTGAGCCACCAAAAACTTTAAGCGAATTAACTGCAGCAGCTGAAAAGCTTAAAAAAGCAGGCATCACTCCTTTCTCAATCGGTTACGGTGAGTGGTGGATCCTAGGAATTCACTTATTAAATATTCCTTTTGCTCAACAACAAGATCCAGATAAATTCATGGCTGATGTGAATTCAGGTAAAGTAAAAATTCAAGACAACGAAAAATTCAAAGAGTTTATGAAACTATTTGATCTAACAGTTAAATACGGTAACAAAAATCCTTTAACAACTGATTACAACACTCAAGTTACAAACTTTGCTCAAGGTAAAGCTGCTATGATCCAACAAGGTAACTGGATCCAAGGTATGCTTGATGGAATTACTCCGAACATGAACTTAGGCGTATTACCAATTCCAATCAACGATGACAAAGAAGCAATGGACAAATTACCAATGGGTGTACCAAATAATTGGGTAGTTAACAAAAACTCTAAAAACAAAGAAGCAGCTAAAAAATTCCTAGAATGGATGGTTACTTCTGACACTGGTAAAAAATACATTGTTGAGAAATTCAAATTCATCCCAGCTTTAAAAACAATTCAAGGTAAAAACTTAGGACCTATCGCTGACGATCTATTAAAATACTCAAACGAAGGCAAAACATTATCTTGGAACTGGTTCAAATATCCAGACGGAGCTACTAACGAGTTTGGTGCAGCAATGCAAGCTTACGTTGGAAAACAAAAATCTTCTCAAGAAATGTTAAAATCTCTTGAAGATTCTTGGATGAAATTAAAAAAATAA
- a CDS encoding NAD-dependent epimerase/dehydratase family protein, with protein MTKTVLVTGGTGFVGGWAILKLLKQGYKVRTTIRSKDKEQVVINTISNYIKDTDQLSFCIADLTNDEGWNEAVEGVDYVFHIASPLSIGNTDDLDSYVVPARDGTLRVLRASVKSGVKRVIMTSSLAAATPDISNQDQQVNETLWTDPNDKNINAYRVSKVIAEKAAWDFMREQNSATELTTILPGAIFGPILSANVPSSIEVIQRIIKGNGPGNPKIGFEIVDVRDLVDLHILAMTEPSAAGERYIASSGYLLMNNIAKLLKHELGEVGKNISTRSIPDFVLKSAAKVNPAFRALVPMLGRKFRYTSEKARVQLGWKPLPVEVTVLDSARKLMEFRVL; from the coding sequence ATGACGAAAACTGTTTTAGTAACAGGCGGTACAGGTTTTGTAGGTGGATGGGCTATTCTTAAACTTTTAAAACAAGGATATAAAGTAAGAACAACAATAAGAAGCAAAGACAAAGAACAAGTCGTTATAAATACAATTTCAAACTATATCAAGGATACTGACCAATTATCCTTTTGCATAGCAGATTTGACAAATGACGAAGGCTGGAATGAAGCTGTTGAAGGCGTCGATTATGTATTCCATATCGCATCTCCATTAAGCATTGGCAATACTGACGACTTGGATTCCTATGTAGTTCCAGCCAGAGATGGAACGCTCCGTGTCCTTCGTGCATCTGTAAAATCTGGCGTTAAACGAGTCATCATGACCTCTTCACTAGCTGCAGCTACACCAGATATATCTAACCAAGATCAACAAGTTAATGAAACACTTTGGACAGATCCAAACGATAAAAATATAAATGCATATCGCGTCTCAAAAGTAATCGCTGAAAAAGCCGCTTGGGATTTCATGCGTGAACAAAACAGTGCAACCGAATTAACAACTATTCTTCCTGGGGCAATATTTGGTCCAATTCTTTCAGCTAATGTGCCAAGTTCAATTGAAGTGATTCAAAGAATAATCAAAGGAAATGGACCTGGTAACCCGAAAATTGGATTTGAGATTGTCGATGTACGTGATTTAGTTGACCTGCATATCCTAGCGATGACCGAGCCTAGTGCTGCTGGGGAAAGATATATTGCTAGTAGTGGCTATTTGTTGATGAACAATATTGCTAAGTTATTGAAGCATGAATTAGGTGAGGTTGGAAAAAACATCTCGACTAGAAGTATTCCAGATTTCGTGTTAAAAAGTGCTGCGAAGGTAAATCCTGCTTTTCGTGCATTGGTTCCTATGCTGGGCAGGAAGTTTCGCTATACTTCAGAGAAAGCTCGTGTTCAACTTGGGTGGAAGCCGCTGCCGGTTGAGGTGACTGTTTTGGATAGTGCTCGGAAGTTGATGGAGTTTAGGGTATTGTGA
- a CDS encoding TetR/AcrR family transcriptional regulator, with product MLSENERRAQMVSKINDEVVKNGFKSLTMDGIAKVMGISRGKLYQYFSNKDEVIEAVVSRYITYIENVTDIGNPVENAEFVDEFVSIFFQNIILAGSASEVFLNDLRASYPDLYQNFSNLMNERDAVIRNFYHSGMKIGVFHKGMNAQLLTIQDQTMLSVLVIPKFLYINGLNPGTAIRDYLKLRIVAVIDPAYHNLVNQQKVEEQIKHIDEKFRRVLWNDSI from the coding sequence ATGTTATCAGAGAATGAACGCCGAGCACAGATGGTTAGTAAAATTAATGATGAAGTTGTAAAAAATGGCTTTAAATCACTTACAATGGACGGAATTGCTAAGGTGATGGGCATTAGCCGAGGGAAATTATATCAGTACTTTTCAAACAAAGATGAAGTGATTGAGGCAGTAGTTTCTCGTTACATCACTTACATAGAGAACGTAACGGATATTGGAAATCCAGTTGAAAATGCAGAATTCGTAGATGAGTTTGTATCGATTTTCTTTCAAAACATCATCTTAGCTGGATCTGCTTCTGAAGTATTTTTAAATGATTTAAGAGCAAGCTATCCTGATCTTTACCAAAACTTTTCTAATTTGATGAATGAAAGAGATGCAGTCATACGGAATTTTTATCATTCGGGAATGAAAATAGGCGTGTTTCATAAAGGAATGAATGCACAATTGCTGACGATTCAAGATCAAACGATGTTATCTGTTTTAGTAATTCCGAAATTTCTATATATAAATGGGTTAAATCCTGGTACTGCAATAAGAGATTATTTAAAATTACGCATAGTAGCAGTTATTGATCCGGCGTATCACAACTTAGTAAATCAGCAAAAAGTGGAAGAACAGATTAAACATATAGATGAAAAGTTTAGAAGAGTTTTGTGGAATGACTCTATTTAA
- a CDS encoding sensor histidine kinase: MKNSIRSKLIILLLIATIIPFGLSIIANYFYTKNTVTKEFVDTNHDLLKRSGNDLLNYFNEIYGIPLSIYSNRPFLSVLENGATTYIEQNSTEIQRSLLGLYFSRREIVQLNLYFTKGKDDYTVYNAKVSSRGKMNNFNQMPAYRNLSFTRGSYYIQPTHPTQNYNNLSDFRIAPPKQVVSLHYFLNNVTSDQWLGFLSIDIELSRIKEIFDRIYKKGEEHLYVVGDGNVVLYSSEKKLIGKKLDTKWYKKISSEKSDETSFEWRDKDFSGVYVYDKMMSNHQRWTVIKSIPYKNLYYNSTQLLKITVTLGAISVLLVIILTIIVSFRFTRPIRILIRDMQRIEKGELAVSFDSLGNDEFGQLGKHFTSMVDTLNDLYIKEYKLQIENKTNQLKVLQSQVNPHFLYNALQSIGTLSLKNDGIKVYRLIMSLSKIMRYSMKNNEDFVTLKDELNHIKDYLSLQNERYDGKFVYNLEVDEGLNKVKMPKMILQPIVENFFKHGFEKKQILGVLNISVHKQPDFSLKIVIADNGEGATKEEVEKITASLSDDGLHTTESIGLKNISDRIQFYYGKKAQLKIESVKYENFVVTIIIPIEMAKGEINHEGSTNR, encoded by the coding sequence ATGAAAAATAGTATTAGAAGTAAGCTTATTATATTATTATTAATCGCTACGATCATTCCGTTTGGATTATCGATTATAGCGAATTATTTTTATACGAAAAACACGGTTACGAAGGAATTTGTAGATACAAATCATGATTTGCTGAAGCGTAGTGGGAATGATTTATTGAATTATTTCAATGAGATTTACGGTATTCCATTGTCGATTTACAGTAACAGACCTTTTTTGTCTGTTTTAGAAAACGGGGCTACTACTTATATTGAACAAAATTCAACTGAAATTCAACGTAGTTTATTAGGTCTATATTTTTCGAGAAGAGAAATCGTGCAACTGAATTTGTATTTTACAAAGGGTAAGGATGATTACACTGTATACAATGCAAAAGTGAGTAGTCGGGGGAAAATGAATAATTTCAATCAAATGCCCGCGTATCGAAATTTAAGTTTTACGAGAGGTTCATACTATATTCAACCTACTCATCCGACACAAAACTATAATAATTTATCTGATTTTCGAATCGCGCCACCTAAGCAAGTTGTTTCACTTCATTATTTTTTAAACAATGTTACTTCTGACCAATGGTTAGGTTTTCTTTCAATTGATATTGAGCTAAGTAGAATTAAAGAAATTTTTGATCGTATTTATAAAAAGGGAGAGGAACATCTTTACGTTGTAGGTGATGGGAATGTTGTTCTTTACTCATCTGAGAAGAAGTTAATTGGGAAAAAGCTAGACACGAAATGGTATAAGAAAATTAGCTCAGAAAAATCAGATGAAACTAGTTTTGAATGGAGGGATAAAGATTTTAGTGGGGTATATGTGTATGACAAAATGATGAGCAATCATCAACGATGGACAGTCATTAAAAGCATTCCTTATAAAAATCTTTATTATAATTCAACTCAATTGCTGAAAATTACAGTTACTTTAGGGGCCATTTCCGTGTTATTAGTCATCATTTTAACAATCATCGTTTCCTTCAGATTTACAAGACCAATCCGCATCTTAATTCGAGATATGCAGCGAATTGAGAAAGGTGAACTAGCTGTTTCATTCGATAGTTTAGGGAATGATGAGTTCGGTCAACTAGGGAAGCATTTTACTTCAATGGTCGATACGTTAAACGATCTGTATATAAAAGAGTATAAGCTTCAAATCGAGAACAAAACGAATCAATTAAAAGTACTTCAGTCGCAAGTGAATCCGCACTTTTTATACAATGCCCTGCAATCAATCGGAACACTATCATTAAAAAATGACGGGATTAAAGTGTATCGATTAATTATGTCACTTTCAAAAATCATGAGATATAGCATGAAGAATAATGAAGATTTTGTAACGCTTAAAGATGAATTAAATCATATAAAAGATTATTTATCGCTGCAAAATGAGCGCTATGACGGCAAGTTTGTCTATAACCTGGAAGTGGACGAAGGGTTAAACAAAGTAAAAATGCCAAAAATGATTTTACAGCCGATTGTGGAAAATTTCTTTAAACATGGCTTTGAAAAAAAGCAAATACTTGGTGTATTAAATATTTCAGTTCATAAACAACCAGATTTTAGCTTGAAAATTGTAATAGCTGATAATGGTGAAGGAGCAACAAAAGAGGAAGTAGAAAAAATCACTGCGTCGCTATCAGACGATGGCTTACACACTACTGAAAGTATCGGTTTAAAAAATATTTCTGATCGTATTCAATTTTATTACGGTAAAAAGGCACAATTGAAAATAGAAAGTGTGAAGTATGAAAACTTTGTTGTAACAATCATCATACCGATTGAAATGGCTAAAGGGGAAATTAATCATGAAGGTTCTACTAATAGATGA